A genome region from Triticum aestivum cultivar Chinese Spring chromosome 2B, IWGSC CS RefSeq v2.1, whole genome shotgun sequence includes the following:
- the LOC123040267 gene encoding xaa-Pro dipeptidase-like: MELHAGNRGRLVAALRAHLSASGRPLHGIVLLKGGEEQTLYCTDRVPLFRQESYFAYLFGVREPGFYGAVDIASGQSMLFAPRLTLDDAVWNGEKDLSFFKDRYKVDYVFYVDELAQVLLSQFSEHGEPLLFLLYGKNTDSGNYSKPASFEGIEKFDTDLSTLHPILTECRVIKSDMELAFIQYANDVSSKAHIEVMRQIKPGMKESQLESIFIHHASMHEGCRHCSYTCICATGQNSSTLHYGHAGAPNDQTLNDGDMALMDMGAEYNFYGSDITCSYPINGKFKRNQTIIYNAVLRAHNDVISHMQPGVKWIDMHKLAEQRILESLKKENIIHGDIGDMMNQRLGAVFMPHGLGHLLGIDTHDPGGYPEGLERPEEPGLRSLRTIRELKEGMVITVEPGCYFIGALLRHAKDDPSSSKFFNWEKIEMYKSFGGIRIESNLYVTAQGCKNLTNCPRETWEIEAVMAGAPWPSRGDCSSATTTENGLPKA, encoded by the exons ATGGAGCTGCATGCCGGCAACCgcgggcgcctcgtcgctgcgctCAGAGCCCATCTCTCCGCCTCTGGCCGCCCTCTCCACGGCATCGTCCTTCTCAAG GGCGGCGAGGAGCAGACTCTATACTGCACCGACCGTGTCCCGCTCTTCAG GCAGGAGAGCTACTTCGCCTATCTCTTCGGTGTGCGAGAGCCAGGGTTCTACGGTGCAGTC GACATTGCATCTGGACAATCTATGTTATTTGCTCCAAGGTTGACACTTGACGACGCAGTTTGGAATGGTGAAAAAGATTTGTCTTTTTTCAAG GATAGGTACAAGGTCGATTATGTCTTCTATGTTGACGAGCTTGCACAGGTTCTCCTGTCTCAATTTAGTGAGCATGGAGAGCCCCTTCTCTTTCTCTTATACGGAAAGAATACTGACAGCGGAAATTACTCAAAGCCTGCGAGTTTTGAG GGGATAGAGAAGTTTGACACTGATTTAAGCACGCTTCATCCTATCTTAACTGAATGCCGTGTTATAAAATCTGACATGGAGCTTGCCTTCATTCAATATGCTAATGATGTCAGCTCCAAAGCACATATTGAG GTTATGAGGCAGATAAAACCAGGCATGAAGGAATCTCAGTTAGAAAGCATCTTTATTCATCATGCATCTATGCACGAAGGCTGTCGACATTGCTCCTACACATGTATATGTGCTACTGGACAGAACAG TTCTACTCTTCATTATGGACATGCGGGAGCTCCAAATGACCAG ACGCTGAATGATGGAGACATGGCTCTAATGGACATGGGCGCTGAATACAATTTCTATGGTTCTGACATCACATGTTCATACCCT aTAAATGGAAAATTCAAAAGAAACCAGACGATTATATACAAT GCTGTCCTTAGGGCTCATAATGATGTGATATCACATATGCAGCCTGGAGTAAAATGGATCGATATGCACAA GCTGGCAGAGCAAAGAATACTTGAATCTCTAAAGAAAGAAAACATTATCCATGG TGATATTGGTGATATGATGAATCAAAGGTTGGGTGCTGTTTTCATGCCTCATGGTCTTGGGCACTTACTTGGAATTGACACCCACGATCCCGGAGGCTACCCCGAG GGCTTAGAGAGGCCAGAGGAGCCAGGATTGAGATCCTTGCGGACAATAAGAGAACTTAAAGAAGGCATG GTTATTACGGTCGAGCCAGGCTGTTATTTCATTGGCGCTTTGCTGAGGCATGCCAAGGATGACCCGAGTTCCTCAAAGTTCTTCAACTGGGAAAAGATAGAAATGTACAAAAGCTTTGGCGGTATTCGCATTGAAAGTAATCTG TATGTGACGGCGCAAGGATGCAAGAACCTGACAAACTGCCCCCGAGAGACTTGGGAAATCGAAGCGGTAATGGCTGGTGCCCCATGGCCTTCACGCGGTGACTGTTCCAGTGCGACTACAACAGAGAATGGCCTTCCCAAGGCCTAA
- the LOC123040268 gene encoding uncharacterized protein: MACRRPTPPSPSLAPAPVPPLEDDDLLEEILLRLPPQPSSLLRASLVSKRWRGLVKLRRFLRLFRARHGSLPLLAVFPGEVDMSHPFFTPSLDPPDRVPTARFPMPLAPLAFPLVLDCRHSHALVLNRRVSQLLVWDPVTVDKHPVDLPPAFKGRQVMLHNGSVLCAGAAAAEGRLHGSCNSSPFKVVLLASGRTHERSFSVCVYSSQTGAWGDVISAEFQPAAMEPLYTASELYMYVPSTLVGSSIYWLLRGNGDTIVEFDMDSRTLAVIEMPPDLYDHGISSSFMTMPAQDGGLGLILVNDFYAKLWKRGADCNGVAIWVPGITIQLDKLLSLNAEHNRGLLSLLGFAEDSNAFVVGASRIGIFVVYLNPLRFKKIYERRDLCIFHPFESFCVAGI, encoded by the exons atggcctgccgccgccccaccccgccgtcgccgtcgctggcGCCGGCGCCGGTGCCTCCGCTCGAGGACGACGACCTCCTCgaggagatcctcctccgcctccccccgCAGCCGTCCTCCCTCCTCCGCGCCTCCCTCGTCAGCAAGCGCTGGCGCGGCCTCGTCAAGCTCCGCCGCTTCCTCCGCCTCTTCCGCGCCCGCCACGggagcctccccctcctcgccGTCTTCCCCGGCGAGGTCGACATGAGCCACCCCTTCTTCACGCCCTCCCTCGACCCGCCCGACAGGGTGCCCACCGCGCGCTTCCCCATGCCGCTCGCCCCCCTCGCCTTCCCCCTCGTCCTCGACTGCCGCCACAGccacgccctcgtcctcaaccggCGGGTCAGCCAGCTCCTGGTGTGGGATCCGGTGACCGTAGACAAGCACCCTGTTGACCTCCCCCCGGCCTTCAAGGGGCGACAGGTGATGCTCCACAACGGGTCAGTGCtctgcgccggcgccgccgccgcggaAGGCCGCCTGCACGGCAGCTGCAATTCCAGCCCATTCAAGGTGGTGCTGCTGGCCTCTGGCAGAACACATGAGCGATCCTTCTCGGTCTGCGTCTACTCATCGCAGACAGGCGCATGGGGCGATGTGATTTCAGCAGAGTTTCAACCTGCCGCAATGGAGCCTCTGTATACTGCATCCGAGCTGTACATGTACGTCCCCAGTACCTTGGTTGGGAGCTCCATCTACTGGCTGCTTCGTGGCAATGGCGACACCATCGTCGAGTTCGATATGGATAGCCGGACCCTAGCTGTGATAGAGATGCCACCAGATCTGTATGACCATGGTATATCCAGCTCCTTCATGACTATGCCAGCGCAGGATGGTGGGCTTGGCTTGATCCTTGTGAATGACTTCTATGCCAAATTATGGAAGAGGGGGGCTGATTGCAATGGTGTCGCTATATGGGTGCCCGGAATAACTATTCAACTGGACAAGCTTCTTTCACTGAATGCTGAGCACAACAGAGGTCTACTATCTTTGTTGGGGTTCGCCGAGGACAGCAATGCGTTCGTGGTTGGGGCATCTAGGATCGGTATCTTCGTGGTCTATCTCAATCCTCTGAGGTTTAAGAAAATTTATGAAAGGAGGGATCTCTGTATCTTTCATCCATTTGAGAGTTTCTGTGTTGCAG GTATCTAG